The Lutra lutra chromosome 16, mLutLut1.2, whole genome shotgun sequence genome segment CCTGGCTTGGCACAGCCTGGCATGGACCATCGTGGTTTGGCACAACCTGGTGCAGGTCAGCCTGGCTTGGCACAGCCTGGCATGGACCATCGTGGTTTGGCGCAACCTGGTGCAGGTCATCCTGGCTTGGCGCAGCCTGGAATTGATCATCGTGGATTGGTGCCACCTGGCGCAGGTCAGCCTGGCTTGGCACAGCCTGGCATGGATCAGCATGGTTTGGTGCAACCTGGTGCAGGTCAGCCTGGCATGGACCATCGTGGTTTGGTACATCCTGGTGCAGGTCAGCCTGGCATGGACCATCGTGGTTTGGTGCATCCTGGAGCAGGTCAGCCTGGCTTGGCGCAGCCTGGCATGGACCATCGTGGTTTGGTGCATCCTGGTGTAGGTCAGCCTGGCATGGACCATCGTGGTTTGGTGCAACCTGGTGCAGGTCATCCTGGCTTGGCGCAGCCTGGAATTGATCAGCGTGGATTGGTGCCACCTGGTGCAGGTCAGCCTGGCTTGGCACAGCCTGGCATGGATCAGCATGGTTTGGTGCAACCTGGTGCAGGTCAGCCTGGCATGGACCATCGTGGTTTGGTGCATCCTGGTGCAGGTCAGCCTGGCATGGCGCAGCCTGGTATGGACCAGCATGGTTTGGTGCAACCTGGTGCAGGTCAGCGTGGTTTGGCCCAACCTAGAGTGGATCAGCGTGGGTTGGTACAACCTGGTGCAGCTCAGCCTGGTATGGTCCAACCTAGAATGGATCAAGGTGGATTGGTACAACCTGGTACAGGTCAGCCTGGCTTGGTGCAGCCTGTACTGGATCAACGTGGGTTGGTGCAACCTGGTGCAGGCCAACCTGGTTTGGTTCAGCCTGGCATAGTTCAGCCTGCCTTGGTCCAGCCTGGTGCAGGTCAGGGTGGTTTGGTCCAACCTGGTACAGATCAGCTTGGTTTAGGGCAACGTGGATTGGATCAGCGTGGCTTGGTACAGGCTGACACAGATCCACGTGGCTTTTCTCAACCTGGTGCATATCCTCCTGGATTGATTCAACCTGGCGCATATCCACCTGGTCTGGTACAGCCTGGTGCCTATCCACATGGTTTGGTCCAACCTGGTGCCTATCTACAAGGTTTGGGTCAATCTAGTGCCTATCCTCGTGGTTCAGTTCCACCTGGTGCCTATCCTCGTGGTTTGATCCAGCCTGGTACATATCCACATGGTTTCATGCAGCCTAGTACTGATCAGCGTGGTTTGGTTCAACCTGAAATTGATCAGTATGGCTTGAGGCAACCTGGTACCGGACAACCAGGTGTGGTACCAGCAGGCACAGGGCTTCGTGGCTTTCCAGCATTTACCCCAGATTTCCCAAGATCTTTAGCACATCCATATTACCCTGGTGTAGTACCTCCTGGCAGATACCAACATGGTCAGGTGTCAGCACTTCTAGCCAATCAAGGTTTGGCATCACCAGGGATTGGCCAAAAGATTTTACCAGAAACTTACCAGCAAGGTTTGTTACATCGTGGCACAGACCAGCATGGCCTGACACCATTAAGCCCCCATGTGGGATCTGCACAGCGAGCTCAACAGCATTTGGTTTCGCCTGGCCCGGATCAGCATGGCCAGGGACAAGCAGGCACAGAACAGCAAGACCATGTATCCtctatcccagaatcctgggaccgATCCTATCCTGGCCCTCAGGGCCCAGGCGTCCAGATGGGTTTGGATCCAAAACAAATACAGGCCCCAGGCCAGCCTGCCCTTCCCGTCCGGACTCCTCCCAGCCAAGCAGCCACCTTTCCCAGGAGCGCAGACTCTCTCAGCTGTCTCCACCGAGTCTCCTCCGAAAAGAGTGATTTCCAGAGTGAGAGACGTGACTCGCTGGATAAATTAGCTCCGACCTTCCCCATGGCAGTGGAAACATTTCGTCTGATGGGAGAGCTCCTTGGCCTCTATGTAGAGCTCAAGGAGAACATGAAGGAGCTGGACGAGGAGCAGGCTGGCCAGACCGACCTGGAGAAGATCCAGTACCTGCTCGGCCTCATGGGTGGGTTCCAGGGACGCGGAGGAGGGGCCGCTGTCTGTGTATGCGGCATCCCCTGGCCTCCTCTGGCTGCTGGGCTGCTTCCTGAGTCGATGCAAATAGCATGTCCCTTCTTAGCCTTTCTGGGCTCTACTATAGCCTTTGGGGTCCAAAAGTTGGAATTAAACGACTTGGAGCAAAGGAGCCTCAGGAGGAGAGTGAGGCGGTTCGGATGCCCTGGCCGACTACCTGGACAGCCGCGGAGGCcggtgggaggatgggagggaggatgCCTATGGTCCATGCACAGCGATGGGCCCAGAGAATAATTAAGATTTGAGAGTTGGGTGGGAAGTGTGGGTTAGTAGTTCCAAAGTCCTTTAGGATAGTAAGCATTAGGTGGATTTTTTTAAGGGTAAGGACACCCCTCTTTCCTTTcgtcccatcccccctccccagtcACCGGGAAAAGCAGAAGTGGGGGGTCCTGCTGTTTgctgccgggggtggggggcttcacCATGGGGGCTGGGAACAGGGATTGTGGGGGCTTCACCATGGGGGCTGGAAACAGCGAttgggagcctgctggagatctAACCCTTTTGACGAATAAGGCCTCAATTATTCACAGTCAAAAAGGCTATACCCCCAGACCTGCAGGAACAGCTGAACACCTTAAAGTCCTTAACCAAAGAAGTTCGGcaggaaaaagcaaaagtaagtAAGGGAGGGCCCGCCCACTGTGCCTTTGAGGGCCTGCAGTCCCACTTTCCACTTGTATTTTGATGGATGGCACCGTCCTTGCGCTGACATATTATCTCATTGGATTTTTACAAGCCTCTCGGGTAGGAAATGTCCCTCAGGTGACATCATGTTCAGTTCCTGGGTCTCACACCGCATGCTCGAAGCTGTTGAGACCCGGCAGAGCCACAAGGAGGCCAATGCTCTTTTCATTACGTGGGGGCCGTTTCCAACAAAGCCCACTGGGAGTGCAGCAGCCTTGGAGCCAAGTTTGGGGGACTCTCCGGGACCAGTGGCCATGGCAAAGGGCTACTGGATCttcagtggttcttttttttttttttaattttatttatttatttgacagagagatcacaagtaggcagagaggcagacagagagggggaagcaggctccccgctgagcagagagcccgatgcagggctcgatcccaggaccatgagatcatgacctgagctgaaggcagcagcttaacccactgagccacccaggcgcccctcttcagtGGTTCTTAATGCCAGCTGTCCACAGCCGCGGGACGGATAGATAGATGGgtgggcagatggatggatggatgtccAGAAGGGACAGACTGACCAATGGTTCTTGTTAGAGGCTTGGATCAGGACTCGGACTCGGGAAAGGGGCTTGCTCGGGCTGTGGACGCATATGCAGAAGGCCAAGAACTCAGGCCTAAGCCTGACCTTCCTCTTCCGCTGGGTTTGTAGATGGAGAGGATGCAGAAGATCCTGGAGGGCAACGGGGAACACGAAACAGGAAAAGACATGAAGAATGGCTCACTGAGCTTGCAGCTGGGAATCCTCAGGTAAAACACTCCTGCTGAGCGCAACTTGTGTCCGGGCATCGCCTCTCCCCAGCCAAGGAGGTGATGGCAGCCTTTGGCTCACTCACAGTCTGAACTGGCCCCTGTCTTTGACCCTGGCTGTGTCTGCCCTTCAGGGTGTCCATATGTAGTTCAAGTGGCTGGTAGAAGTTTCCGAGGTTCTTAAAACCAtccagcaggggcacctgggtggctcagtgggttaattcctctgccttcggctcaggtcatgatcccaaggtcctgggatcgagccccacatcaggctctctgctcagcagggagtctgcttcccttcctctctctctctgcctgcctctctgcctgcttgtgatctctgtctgtcaaataaataaataaaatcttttaaaacaatttaaaacaaaacaaaaaaacaataaagagtcCAGCAGCAGCAGTCTCTGTCCCCAGACAGAAGCTGGAGGAGAGCACGTGTCAGAGCCCCCTCAGGGCCCTCTCACAGTGGGGCCAGGTCCCACCCCTTAGAAACCTCTCAGGTCGGCATGTGGGCACCCACTTCCTGGACAAGCAGCACCCGGGACTCCCTAGATAGAGCCTGCCGTGGGGTGGGCCCAAGAGCCATGGTGAGCATCGTCTGTCCCTCGTGGGACATGTGGGCCCAGACCCTGGGATGGGTGGTGGCGCCAGGCCGTCTCTTCTGCACGTCTCTCAGAGTTACCGTGGCTGACATCGAGAAGGAACTGGCCGAGCTGAGGGAAAGCCAAGAGCGGGGCAAGGTCAGCATGGAGCACTCAGTCTCCGAAGCCTCCCTCTACCTGCAGGACCAGGTGAGACCAAGATCTTCTCAGTCGGCCGTGGAGGGCGGGGCTACCAGACTCTCAGCGGTCACACCGTCTGCAAACGCTTTCacccattctgtgggctgtcttTCCATCCTCTTGTTAGTGTCTGCCTTTACGATTTTAcgtctttatttgagagagagagagagcacaagcggggggagggagcagagggagggacaagcagactctgtgcaggTGTGaaacctgactcggggctcgatcccatgaccctgagatcatgacctgaggagaaagcaagaatcagacacttaactaactgagccacccaggcgctccgataGTGTCTGCCTTTAAATCTTGAGTGATGCTATCGCCGGTCATCCCAGACTCTTCCCACTGAAGAGCGTCCGGACCAGGACCGGCCCTGTGAGTACTTGCAGGAGGACCAGACGGGAAAAGCCACGGGGCCACGGGGACTGACGTCAGGAGTGCCTCGGGGATAGAGGCCTGGTTCTGGGCCACTCCCACACCCCACCAGCATGTACCATGTCTTGACCCCAAAGCCACTTGTCCAGTGTGAGGCTCTAGGAGTAGAAGATTGTGTCCACAGCTCACGTCTAAGCTTAGCAACCTCGAGGGCTGTCCCGGGAGCCacactccccactgggcaggccCGGCTCCCACCACAGCCTCTTCAGGGCACCGGCCTCCACTCTCCCCATTTTCCGCCGTCTCCGCTTCCTACCTCTGAATACACAGCTGCTCTCCCACGCTGCTGCTCATCCCAGAATGTCCTTGTCACCCCCACTTACCCAGTGGGCTCCTACTACCCCTCACAACTCCACTGAAAAGGAGGCACCTTCTTTGGGGTGGCACCTTCCTCTTTTCTAGAGAATCAGTCCGCCCTTTTACCCCACGGGCCCTCTGCCACGCTTACGAACACTTCAGAAGAGTGCGGGTTCTTCTGGGAGCAAGCAGGAGTCTCACTGAGCTCAGGCACAGGGGAGCTTGGTTGAAAGTACATCGGTGTGCGGGGAGGCTGGAAAAGGCTGAACTTCCAGGCCAAGGGGGCAGTCTGGCCAGGGCTGCCCGGGCTCCGTCCTTCACGTCTGTTTCTGTGCGCACCTGTGCTTCTGTGTCCCTGTCCTTACCCGTTTCTCTCCAACACCTCCACATCTCCCTCCCACCGTGCTCCCAGCCAACTTTCGCACATGGCCCACAGGGGCTGCCTCGGCCCCGCGATGTTACACACTTCCAAGAGAGGGGGTTCGGTTGGCCCAGCCCCTCTCTGAGCCAGGCAAGAGGTCCCACGGCTGTGGGACTGGCTGACCCAGAACCGGGTGCCGACCCGGGACCCGTCATGTGCGGTGATGCACAGGGACTGTGGGAAACAGAAGAGGGCAGGAGAGCCAGTGTGGGGCATCTGCTCCCGCCCAGACCAGGAGAGACCCCTGCAACAGAAGTAGCACCCGTCCCACTGATTTCTTGTTACCGAATGCTGGCTGGGGACAGAGCATGTGTGAGCAGCAGAGGGCCCAGAGCTGTGTCTGGGCATCGTCAAGCTCCTGTAAGTGTTGGTGGACTAACAGACGTCACCACTCGAGGGTTTAGCTAGAGAGACGTGTCCTCACTCTGAATCAGCGAGCTGGCTAGAGAAAGGTCCAGAGACCTCCATCCTGTAAGGGTTTTATTCAGGATCAGGGCCGTACTCGCTGAGAACTCTGTTCACTACTTAACAGACGGACCCTGGGCGCCTCCTACATGCACCACGCTCGGTGAGACCCTGGCAGGGGCAGTGACTGCCTGAATCACACGGGGGCTGGCAGTCTGGACAGATCGCGGCCGTGTGGACAGATCGCGGCCGTGCCTCGCTCACTGCTCTGCACCTGCCTTCTTGCCCACACCCAGCTTGACAAGCTCAGGGCGATCATCGAGAACATGCTGGCCTCATCTTCCACGCTGCTGTCCCTGAGCATGGCTCCTCACAAGACGCTGTCCACTTTGGAACCTGGCCAGATTGACCCGGAGGCCACCTGCCCTGCCTGCAGCCTGGACCTGAGCCACCAGGTCAGCACGCTGGTGCAGCGCTACGAGCAGCTTCAGGACATGGTCAACAATCTGGCTGCCTCCCGGCCCTCCAAGAAAGCCAAGCTCCAGAGCCAGGTGACTCCCACCGGCCCCCCTCCTGGCGTGGCCTCCTGTGCCCCACAGTGGGGAGCCACAGCCCGGAGACCCACAGACCTGGGAGCGGCTGATGGCGCTTAACTGGCCTCAGGGCCAGCTTGCCACGGTGGAGTCCTTTACTGACCCCACACAAGTCCCTGGTCCTTTCACTGGGTCACAGCGAGGGCAGGAACAGAACTAGCTCTGGGGACATGAGACCATGGCGAAACCCTGGCTCCCTGGGGATGGGGCCGTGCATTCACGTGCCTCGGGGGACACTGGCATGGCAGGTTCCTTGACACAGTATACAGTATTCCAGCCCCCTTCCCAATTCCCCAGCGAAGGGCAGTCttgctggtgggggcagggagagtcgAGAGTCCCTGAGTCCTGCCTCTTAGGCTCTGGAGTTGAGATCCTGCTCAAGGCAGGTGGGAAGACAGTAGCCCACACCCCAGCTCTCAGGAGCCACAGGGCAGCACACCACTCTGGAACCTCGATCACCTCTGCTGGGCACCCCCTCCGGGGGGCCAGGTCCCTCAAGGCTGGACcatggggaggtgggggctgaaGCTCACATGCCGGGGCGGGGGgacacacagagcagagagcctgcccaCGGTCCGGGGGGCGGTGTGGAGAGCCAGAATGGGGCCCAAAGTTGGCCTACCTGCTgggtgatttcttaaaaattttatttatttgagagagagagtgcacgagcagggggagagggagacgcagactgccctgctgagctgggagccgggCACAGGGCTCGAGCCCGGGACCCTGGgacgaccatgacctgagccgaaggcagccgcttcaccACCTGAACCAGCCAGGAGCCTCCGGGCGATGTTCTAAGGGCCACCCAGGCAGGGCGGTAACACCAGGCAGCggccccagggagcctgcctttgTGCCTCCTGCCACAGGATGAAGAGCTGCTGGGCCATGTCCAGAGCGCCATCCTGCAGGTGCAGGGCGACTGTGAGAAGCTCTACATCACCACCAGCAGCCTCATCGAAGACCACCGGCAGAAGCAGAAGGACATTGACGTGAGGGGCCCGCgggcagctggggtggggtggggtggggtgcgaGGCCGTTGCCATCCTGGCTCCTCGTTCTccgctccccctcctcccaggtgCTGTACCAGGGCCTAGAGAAGCTCGAGAAGGAAAAGGCCAACAGGGAGCACCTGGAGATGGAGATTGACGTGGTAAGGGCGGGCCAGGCCCAGAAGAGCCGCCCTGTGTCCCTCGAGGTCTTACCCGTCCTTCTTTGAAAGGCCAGGAGTAGAGCGGAGCCCGGGGGGAGCTCAGTGTCCAGGCTTGATGTCAGGGCCATGGGTCCCTGCCACGGCTCTCTCCGACCTGGGGTCCCCTCCTCTCTTCCGGGCAGAAGGCTGATAAGAGTGCCCTGGCGGCCAAAGTGAGCCGTGTCCAGTTCGATGCCACCACGGAGCAGCTGAACCACATGATGCAGGAGCTGGTGGCAAAGATGAGCGGCCATGAGCAGGACTGGCAGAAGATGCTGGACAAGCTCCTGGTGGAGATGGACAGCAAGGTGAGGGCAGACAGTGGCTCCTGTCTGGAGGCGGCAGatcactccctgcccccacccggcTTTCCCCGCACTTACTGCTCACCCACCGCCACCCGCAGCTGGACCGCCTGGAGCTGGACCCCGTGAAGAAGTTGCTGGAAGACCGCTGGAAGTCCTTGCGGCAGCAGCTCAAGGAGCGCTCTCCCCTCTACCAGGCGGACGAGGCAGCGGCCATGAGGAGGTGGGGTGCGGACCACAgcggggggctgggagggggggtcCCCAGAGGAACAGCTCCCACCAGTGAGCTCAGTGTGCTCTGGGGGAGAGGCTGATCCCACTGGACCATCCCGTAGCTGCAGGGACAGAATCTGAGAGCTTGAAAAGCTCTTCCATCTTAGGCTGGTTCCTCCTGTGCTGGAGAAAGGGTGAGGAGAGAAGGCTAAGGCTCTCTGGCACGGGTGTGCTCCTTGGGGCCTCCGAGGCGGGGATGGGCCCACAGTCCCCAGAGCCAAGCCTGCTCCAGGGGGTCCCCTGGTCTGCCCTGGGGCAGGCTTGAATCCCCGGGTTTCCATTATTGGCCGCCAGAGGGAGCTCGAGGTTCACACAGGGCCTCTGTCAGGGGCCCCTTGAAACCCTGCTGGCTTTCGGTTGGCACAGGTGGGTGCTGGAGAGGCACCCCAAAGCAGGTGGTTCCCCAGGGAACAGGGACCAGATCTGCCTCTGGTGGCTTGGGACCTGCCACCCTGGTGAGCCAAGCTTCCGGCCCACCGGGCCTGCAGAGGGCCCAAGGCCGTCTGTGTTCTCCATCTCTCCCGTTCCCCACCCTCCGGGCAGGACACTCACCCTCTGCGTGTATCCCACTCCTCACAGGCAGCTCTTGGCACATTTTCACTGCCTCTCTTGTGACCGGCCCTTGGAGACAGCTGTGACTGGACAGTGAGTGCCCACACCTGGCAAACCCCAGCTGGTGGCTGTCACGGGGGCGGGCACAGCTGTGCTGCGTCTCCTCCATTCCCTACCTGCCTCCAACACTTGTCCTTCCTCGTCTCCTCTCCCCCGGGTCCATTCCTACCTGCCTCACCACTTGCTAGCCCTCCGTCCTTCCCTCTGCCACACCCTGGACGGGAAGGCTCCTCGGGCACGTAGGCTGTGGAGTCCTGGCTTTAGGAATGGgatttctcggggcgcctgggtggctcagtgggttaagccgctgccttcggctcaggtcatgatctcgggagtcctgggatcgagccccgcatcgggctctctcctcagcagggagcctgcttcctcctctctctctgcctgcctctctgcctgcttgtgatctgtcaaataaatgaataaaatctttaaaaaaaaaaaaaaaaaaaaaggaatgggattTCTCACGCTCCAACcgtcctcttctctctgtccctgcccagATTTATCCCGGTGACTCCTGtgggcccagccctgcctgggcaCCGTTCCACCCGCCCCTACACTATCTTCGAGCTGGAGCAGGTCCGGCAGCAGAGCCGCAAGTACGGGGCAGCGGGCTCCCGGGCGGGGCTTCGCAGGGGAGAcggggcagaggctggagggcGAGTGGCTCTCTGGAGAGGCTCCTCCTCCTGGTTGGACAGTGGGGGGTATGGAGTAATTTCTGGGCTAGCCCCCCACTTCTTCCCAATAAGGGGAAGAATGGAGGCCTATTTAGTAATTACCTGCCTTTGAGTCCCTGTTGGGGGTCCCGGTGGGACACTGCTGAGGCTGCCGGCGGGGGACCTCTTTACCTCCTCACACCCCCAGATGCTTCAGCAGCCTCggcatgggaggaagggaggggtccGATGTCACCCAGCCAGAGGGTAGGCTCAGTGGCtgttgggggaggaggtggggacatAATGCACACTCCTTGggctcctgcccacctccccgcCGCATTTCCATCTCCCAAGGATGAGGGTTCAGCGATAAGGATGATTTCAAACTGCACTTTGGAGCCCCTAGGGTTCCAGGTAGGAAGGGCTAAGTGTGCAGGGCTGCTCCCTCTCTCGGCTTCCACCCCACCCCGTCTGTGGTCCCTTGGGGTGCTATGGGCAGGGCTCCTGCCCACACATGGTCCTGCTTAAAAGGGCACAGATAAAGGGCTGGAGTGGGCCTGGGTCTGAGTGTGGGCTCGAACTGGCATGGCCCCCTTACCCACCCGCCTGTGCCCCCACAGCCTCAAGCTGGGCGGTACCGCTTTCCCTCGGGGCGACTTGGCGCACATGGAGCGGAGCGTGGGGCGCCTGCGCACCATGCACTCCAAGATGCTGATGGACATTGAGAAGGTGCAGATCCACTTCGGAGGCTCGGTCCGGGCCAGCAGCCAGATGATCCGGGAGCTGCTGCAGGCACAGTGCCTGAGCTCCCCCTGCTACAAACGGTAGGACCACACAGACGGGGCCCCTGGCCGCGGGGCTCAGCTTCTGCCCACCCACAGCCCTGTGAGTGTCTGCTCCACTGCTGGGGAACGCCCTGCCAAAGAAGGGGGATGGCGGGCAGAAGAAAGAGGGTATTAGTGGTCTTCAGGGTGGCCCAGCAGCGAGTTTGCTTTGCCCTGGCTCCTGGAGACCCCTGACACAGCTGTCCCATCCCCGGCTGGCTGGCCCCCCCATAGCTGGGTCCTGGGGGACACCGGCTCCGGTGAAGCTGCCGTCTTCACCACAGGGTGCCGGAGACAGCCGACTACGTGTACTCGAGCGTGCCCCGGCGCTGCGGGGGCAGCCACACCCTCACGTACCCCTACCGCCGCAGCCGTCTACAGCACCTGTCCCAGGGCCTGTACCCCACTGAGGAGGTCCAGATCGCCATGAAGGTTGGGGTGCTGCCTGGGAGTGAAGACAGAGGGCCCTCACAGGACCCCACATTCTCAAGTCATTCTGGAAAATGTCACCAGAAGGGTGGATGACCAGCCCTCTGCCTGGAGGCTGTTTCTGAAAGCCTCTGGTACTCCGGCTTTGTTGGGCCTCCTGCCCAGCGagccctgccacccccaccacgGGCCCTCCCTTCGCCCTGCCACTGCCAGAGCCTTGGGGAGGGTTCTGGGAGTCGGGGGAGGATGTCCCTCGGTGCCACGGACCTCATGGAGGAAGGACCAGAGGGCATGCTCTAAGGGCCATGTGGTAATGGATatcccttccccgccccccagcatGATGAGGTGGATATCTTGGGCTTGGATGGACATATTTACAAGGGACGGATGGATACAAGGCTGCCCGGCATCTTGACCAAAGACCGTGAGTGTCCCAGGGGCCCAGAGActcctcaggctccttgctcaggagtcCCTCAGGGTCTGCCCAGCTCCTGGAAGGCCAGGGGGCCACTGGATCCTGGGTGCCTCCTCCTGCTACTGCCCTGATTCCAAACGCTCTCAAAGCCCCAGGTCAGTGTTGGCAGGTCGGGGACAGCTGTCTAGTCTCAGCCAATGAGCCAGGCCGTCATGGCCCCGTGACACATTCATGCCAGCCTTCCTCCTCGTGCTGCCTCATCGGCTTGCCTGCCTCAGCCTCTGTTCGCAGCACTACCAGGACCCAGTCCTACCCTCCTTCAAAACTCAAAGTGCCCCTCCTCAGTCCCCCACCACCTGCTGAATTTCCCTGCCCCTCCCGAAGCCCCACCTGCTCTTAGAGCTCGTGTGCACCTGTCCAGCCGCCTGGCCTCCTGAGCTTGAGCCCAGGTCAGAACTCACCCAGCACCAGGCACAGAGCTCACGGCTGCAGGTCCTCAGAGTATAtctgagtgggtgggtgggtgggtggacggATGGACATGGGAACGAATGGAGTGCTTAGAAGGGGTGTGTCCATTAGTTCCAACTGGGAAGGCCCCCCACTGAGGCGGTCGTGACCAGGGGCCCTGCagccctctccccatccccatgggTCCCCACAGAGCTCCCACTCAGCATCTCAGAATGGACCCTCCCCTTCGCCGTCCCCCGCCAGCCTCTGTCTCCGGGATGACCAAGCACAAGGCCAAGCAGTCCCGGCCCCACGTGCACAGGCAGCAGTCCCTCAGCGACAATGGCCAGCTGCCCTCGAGACCTCAGAGTGCCCAGATGCTGGCTGGCAACAGCCCAGGTAGCTTCCCTCCGGCCTTCCAGGTGGTCTCCACTGCCCCCAGGCCTTTCTTGCTTGCCCActggcccccctccctgcccatggCTGGTCTCTGCGCTTATTTCCCTGGGGAGAGGAAGTGCCTGGGAGCTGAGagatgggatgggagggagaagggagaaaaatccaTCTTTActgagttgttctttttttttttttttaagattttatttatttgacagacagagatcacaagtaggcagagaggcaggcagagagggtgtgggggggaagcaggctccctgctgagcagaaaggcagaggcttaacccactgagccacccaggcgcccccacccaggtgcccctactgagTTCTTCTTATGTCGCAGGGCTGGGGGGTAGATGCTGTTACTGTCCCCATCTCccaggagagggaacaggagcagggTTGTAGCCCAGGGCTCTGGCTCCAGGCccaagtcccccccccccccgcccccgccgctcaCAGGTGCTCACTCTCCTGGAGCTAGTGGTCAGCTCTGTGCAGCAGCTGGTGGGCGCAGTCCGACCTTGTTTGGGGAGGAACTTCTCCTCACCCCCGGCCTGGACGGTCCCTTGAGTCCCTGTGCTCCCCCAAGGGGCTAACTCCTGCCTAAAAGTCTGGGGGCTAAGGGTCCCCCAGGGTCCAGCCA includes the following:
- the QRICH2 gene encoding glutamine-rich protein 2 isoform X24; this translates as MQPATAATTMVSLRELADLAIGTPEVGAVNFTALHTLIVAMLRSLNLQEVRIDFQSPLPLPSPETSRTLELPQAALSARQLAASKEKPRGGLTKPPTEPPTAAATLESQVKGLGGQVQDLSRKLKTVTSQVQGIVSHVQHLTAPISELDARDWLEEETAQPTPARARAGSLRIAKGERATVSQVSQAMELLRDVVEDVKTLKEAQEKAEKLPATAIQRIDALEKIVRERDEFLDLVGRKMSLMPVGEEVTMVTWEELEQAITDGWRASLGGSETTTGLPQRRGHASATSDDTLQGGVPIKRSSADRAVDSPHAYGSDQTFSGLGGIRNPSEGVTRERGRGASATAFPAREQHPRARDEAGLAKAHPLSASQSRVESGRPRTRELPSHSSVHLRKEEREAQPGPTLQDLSSGPVAGDEYQVHPDQHWGVDASQGRIQPGLDQHGLGPHGMDPPAWSHPRTYPHAVVPHTMGQLGMMPPGTDEWGLVTPGLDQYGMVPPVVPGTHQQGWELPGTVQPGTVPLGTYQYGTAQQPGADQRGLVPLTADQHGFLISGMDQQGSVLPGMDQQGSVPDLTHQRGLASPALIRVVADRQGFVQPSLETSEFTHPDTDQHDIIQPGPDHHGLVPAGASQRGLVQPGADRHGLVQTLVDPSGLVQPGAYLPDWAQPGAYPSGWGQPVAYPFDLVQPNVYPSGLVQPSAVQPGLTQSGIGQQDSAQLRMHQRALVEPEMDEHGLVQVGMDHRVLFQPGTVQPTLMQPGAGQRGLVQPVISQSDLAQPGIDQHESVQLGIDQRGLVQPGAGQPGLAQPGMDQRGLVQPGAGQPGLAQPGMDQRGLVQPGAGQPGLAQPGMDQRGLVQPGAGQPGLAQPGMDHRGLVHPGVGHPGLAQPGIDQRGLVPPGAGQPGLAQPGMDQHGLVQPGAGQPGLVQPVLDQRGLVQPGAGQPGLVQPGIVQPALVQPGAGQGGLVQPGTDQLGLGQRGLDQRGLVQADTDPRGFSQPGAYPPGLIQPGAYPPGLVQPGAYPHGLVQPGAYLQGLGQSSAYPRGSVPPGAYPRGLIQPGTYPHGFMQPSTDQRGLVQPEIDQYGLRQPGTGQPGVVPAGTGLRGFPAFTPDFPRSLAHPYYPGVVPPGRYQHGQVSALLANQGLASPGIGQKILPETYQQGLLHRGTDQHGLTPLSPHVGSAQRAQQHLVSPGPDQHGQGQAGTEQQDHVSSIPESWDRSYPGPQGPGVQMGLDPKQIQAPGQPALPVRTPPSQAATFPRSADSLSCLHRVSSEKSDFQSERRDSLDKLAPTFPMAVETFRLMGELLGLYVELKENMKELDEEQAGQTDLEKIQYLLGLMVKKAIPPDLQEQLNTLKSLTKEVRQEKAKMERMQKILEGNGEHETGKDMKNGSLSLQLGILRVTVADIEKELAELRESQERGKVSMEHSVSEASLYLQDQLDKLRAIIENMLASSSTLLSLSMAPHKTLSTLEPGQIDPEATCPACSLDLSHQVSTLVQRYEQLQDMVNNLAASRPSKKAKLQSQDEELLGHVQSAILQVQGDCEKLYITTSSLIEDHRQKQKDIDVLYQGLEKLEKEKANREHLEMEIDVKADKSALAAKVSRVQFDATTEQLNHMMQELVAKMSGHEQDWQKMLDKLLVEMDSKLDRLELDPVKKLLEDRWKSLRQQLKERSPLYQADEAAAMRRQLLAHFHCLSCDRPLETAVTGQFIPVTPVGPALPGHRSTRPYTIFELEQVRQQSRNLKLGGTAFPRGDLAHMERSVGRLRTMHSKMLMDIEKVQIHFGGSVRASSQMIRELLQAQCLSSPCYKRVPETADYVYSSVPRRCGGSHTLTYPYRRSRLQHLSQGLYPTEEVQIAMKHDEVDILGLDGHIYKGRMDTRLPGILTKDPSVSGMTKHKAKQSRPHVHRQQSLSDNGQLPSRPQSAQMLAGNSPAPPRPRKDRPLSSEGRLAQPNAAHPPSPSEMEMHMDMPPGEGPEEPTRGPRSTTAQ